The following DNA comes from Musa acuminata AAA Group cultivar baxijiao chromosome BXJ1-4, Cavendish_Baxijiao_AAA, whole genome shotgun sequence.
TGCATCAGAAGGGTCTAAGAATTAGGAGATTGCAGTGTTCAGGCTTCAAACCGAATTCCTAGGTGaccaaaaaattaattattttgttgAAATTAGTTGTCTGAAAAGCTTCAGAAAAAGAAGGAAATTTATTTTGGAAACAATGAAATTTGTGTATACATACATCACAACAACAGATAAATGACAGACCATCACAAGAGGATACACAAGTACATGGATAACATAAGTTCCATTCATTTAAGATATGAAAAGGACTGCTTAAAAACTAAAAAAGATGATAGGTAGCTCATTTGGATCACACTCAGAGGGAAACACAAAGAAGATGATGTTTCATTACGTGTAGTAAAACTTTTTATGCCCTCTTCAAGAGTTCTGCAAATCCACACCAAATTAAATCTCCACGAACTCTCTCCTCTTTTCCCTTgtgtgtttttgtgtgtgtgtgtgtgtgtgtgtgagggaAGGACGGAGGGAAAATTACATCAAACTAGAGTTCCATAATCGACGAAAAAGAAAGCATTCATGTCATTTCAAATGTATAATCCACATCCAGCTTCTTGCCAGAGAATGAAGATGGCtactacagagagagagagaaagagagagcaaGAAACCTGTTCAACTTCTCTGACCGAGGGGGTTCTTCTTTCGAAATTTTCAGCCATTTCACTCCGCTCGACGCTCTGCAAGGGTGCTCATCGAACgaataaagaggaagaaagaagagaggaggacatCACGCAACAGAAGCCAAAGAAAAAGCAGGAgagcaacagagagagagagtctcAAGGACTGTGGCCTTCCCCAGGAAAGGAAACAGTGGTGTACTTAAAGGAAGAAGCTCGGGTGACAGAGGAGGAGCAACAACTGATCCTGGCCTCAGTAAACTACCGACTACAGAATCCTTTCTTTCCTACAAAGAAAGTGACGGAGAGGATCCTGAGCTgtgctcacttttttttttttttttgctgctttTTCTTCCCTGCCTCTGCCTCTGCCTCTGCCTCTCTTTCGTTCTTCTCCAAGACAAGGATCATCTCGGACATGCATCCAGGCTTGCCATGACACCAGCCACCCCCCTCCTCCTCATGGGCTGCTACGGCTTTCACCAGTATACTGTTCTCCTCGGCTTTAGCGCACCACCGATGGCGGAGCGAAGGTACGCAGCATTTTAAATTCGAGCGTATGGCACAGCCAGCATTAATTAGTCTTAATCCGAGGCTGAGAAGCAGCGAGCAAACGAAGAAAAGCGGCGGTGGGGAAGGGAAGCACGTGTGCATCGATGGCTGCCGCTGTCCGCATTCGCCACACCCAACCAACTCGGTCGCCGCGCCATGTGATGCCGTCGATCGACATCATGAGCTACCCGGAGGAAAAGAACTGAATCGAATCGGGTTTTATTCGGATCCGGACCTGAAATCCAAAACGATAAGCTTTTGGATATGACGCCAAAGAAACTTTAATTACAAGTGTCTAATTATTTCTGAATGGATCTAAAATACATTCACATTAATGGATTTCCAACATCCAACTTCTGGGTTGGGTACAGTTATCTGTCGACTAAACGGTGATGCCTGATTCCAAATGTTCTCTGTCAACCATGACGCTTCGCTCCGCCATTAAGACACGGGGTTTGAAGCGTCCCAGCGAGGAAGACAGCGAGCGGACGCTGCTGTTTGCGTCAGCGGAGACGAACGAGTTTGATGCCGCACGTGATGCCCGTCACGTGAGTGAGCACATACGTACTGACAACTAAAACGAGACTACACAGAGCACGCAGAGAAACGAATTAGTGCGATTACAGATCAAAACGAAGGTTGATTGGTTTACTACACCTGTGATGTATAGGGATTTGCCCAAATTTCATCGTACATAATTTTGATTGGCCGCCGACAGTTAATGCAGAGCGGCCGGTCGGTGGTGAGATGGAACGGTTGGTGCCTCGCCATGGGATTCTGTGAAGGACGACCGGGCTCGTGCTTTATGCATCAAGTTTCACGCAACCCCATGATATCAGCAGTCCTCCCAGGTGATCCGTGTCTGGTTTCTTGTGTTTAGGTCATTTCTTGGGACTGCCAATGTGGTCAAAAGAAACGAGGCAGGCGTCTTCTATAGAGCATGCAACCAACGAGGAAGAGCGCGATGGAGATCGTTCATCACATACAGTCGCGAGACGGGAATAGCTTAGAGCTGTAATCACGAGTAACCTTTTGATACCATCTGTTAATTAGACTCTTTTTCTATTTCTTATTACTTATGATAACATTAAATCAAATACTTTTGATAAGTTATTTAAGAGTTTCTCtcgtaaataatatttttttaaaaaaatattataatatatatttatttatttattttttttttttctatttgatcAATATCTATGATCAGAATTCAGTTAGTTTTATTATATATCGTAtccaattataaaaaaaatcacataaaGTTATGATTAACATTCCGACATCATTTTCACCTTTTTCACGATTTAAAGATAATCATTATCAACATTTAGGGTGTTGCAATACTTAATAATAATTTGGGAGTCAACGAGCATCGAAAACACGATGATAACAAATAAAGGTTCAATCGGAACGAAGCATAGTTTATATGGATGATAACAAATTAACGAGATATGATGTGATGGCGACGAATAAAAACATTATGATCAATATTTTACGAGGGAGTAGATGGTTAGATACTAAGATATCAGAGGAGCCATAAGAATACAAAACGCGTTCCATCATCAATCATCCGTGTGATGGATGAGGATCAATAATTCACCTCACCGAACACTACTAAAGAACTACACGCACAGGTCACATCACGATTCCAAGGCCATCTCGCTCGTCTTCGTACGTATATCGTCTTGTTTAACCCAATCAAGCTGTTCTTAAGATTCTCTAGAGAGCTGTGAGAAGCTAGATGACAAATGAACTTGCCGTCAACCATGTGAGCTAATGAGGATCTAATCCCTCCTTTTATTTCTGGTGCTCGATCCTCTAAAGGGGACTATGGCTACCAACTTTGTGTGATTATGATTGGAATCGATGGGTGATCACGAAATATTTTCTCGAAACAAAAGTACTGTACCACTGAAAACAACCAAAGTAAAATATTTTTAGTGCTCTTCATCATAACGCATTCGGAATGATGCAGCATTCTATAATATTaagcatcattttttttttggttagacTTAGTTAGGATGAAGATATTTTATTCATAATCTAATGGTCTTGATCTATTATAGAACATAGAAATAAAGACTTCATAACGATAATAGAGAAGATGTTCATCTCTAGTTAGGCATCTCAGTGAATGAAGTTGGTAAGATTACAAGCGAGAGATGTGGTTGTTCCTTCGCCTGCTCTTctcagttttcttttcttttgttctacTGATGAAAGGTGATTCTCTCGGAACACTACATAACAATGATACAAATGACAACTAGCCTTTCTCCCAAAGTGTTCCCTATCCCGGTAGGCTATGCTGCTTTCTAGGGTTGGGAGCTCATCCTTGGAGTACTTGTATCTGTCATAAAGTGGTCTCTTCAGGCAGACAAGCCAGTCCATTCGACTCGAAAAGTCAATTAGGCATATAGGCTTTCATGATTGTACAGGACTGAAAGCTCCACGCCCAGATGGAGAAAAGGATTACATGACAATCTCCTTCTTTTAAAGCTTTTGGAGAGTTTGCCGTCGCGCTCACCCCAGCGCCGGTGTGAGAGTGTCGTGCGTGTGTTCTCTTTCGCGTTATTATTGCTTGTTGGTATGTTCATGGAATTGCTGGATTGTTTATATCATAGCTCGTTATTTCTGGATGATCTCTTTCCTTGGACGTTTTTGCGGTGTCATTGCCTCACGTTGATCTCTGCAGGAAGGCCTTGCTCACTGTTCTCGTCTCCCTACTTCATTTCTCTGTACACGTAAAGCGAAATGAGAGGCAACATGATGACAAAAGCCATGCATTTGTCTCCTGTCCCACTGCCACGCCCACGAGCGGCCACGCTCGGCTGCCGGCGCAGCGGTTGGCCGGGGCGTGGTGTAGACCCACGCCTGTCCCGTGCGCAGCAGCGCCTGAGGCGGAGCAGCGTCGGCCGGAGTTAAGCCCATGCCGCATCATTATCGCCATCATTACCATCAAGATAGTCGATGCAACCCCCGACAGCGGCATCGATGATGGCCTATACATGTCTACCTGCCACTGACCGAGCGTGTCATAGATTTGAAGGCCTCGGAGAGGATGACACAGCGAAGAGAAGACCGGGGAAGGCTGCTCgagctgcagcagctgctgcttCGGAGACAGTCACAATCACAAGCCTTCTGGACGCCGAACTGGGACCATTTTACCTGAGTGGCCACCGTGTCTCGGAACAGATTCGGCCTCAAGCTTTATACTATTCCCATAAAAAAAAGTGCTGTTTAAACTGAAATGTCAATCAAAAACATCAAAATCGGAACTTTTCTTACATCGCAATCTATGTTGAAGACCAAGTTTCACAGGCATAACAAGTACATTGTCATATGAATTCCGTAGGACTTGTGCTACAATGATAGATTACGTCAACGAGTCACAGTTTCATGCCGGGCTGCACCGTCAAACTCTGCAGCTCGTGTTGCTGAATGAGATGCAAGCTCTTCTTCCCACCTATTTGGGCCTCAATTGGGCTTTCGGTCCGGTTTGAAACCATAACGAGGCCCTATTCTAAGCAACCCGGTCCGGTTCATATGAACCGGCTCACCGCCTTCTTAAGGATCGTCGTTCCCGTGGGAAGCGTATTACCCCAAACTCCCCTGTGTTGCTCGGTGGTTCCAACGGTGGGGTGCTGCGGCGATGGGGAGGGCGAAGAAAACCCGCAAATTTGCGGTCATGAAGAAGATCGTCAGCTCGAAAACCCTCAAGAAGTAAGGGAAACCTTTTCACTCTTCTCGGCCTCTCCTCCAGTCTGTGACCCAAACTTCCTGcaggtacaaggaagagattctgAACCCTAAGAAGAAGGATCTCGAGAAGGAGAATCTGCCCCGCAATGTGTACGAATTTCTTCATCATATGTTCTACGTTTTCGTCCTTGAGTTGCCGTCTAGCTTATTTTTCGATTGATGTTTTGATAGCCCGAGCGTATCTTCGGCGCTGTTCTTTAAATACAACACCGCACTTGGTCCGCCTTACATGGTCATCGTGGATACCAATTTTATCAACTTCTCCATACAAAATAAGGTGACCCTCGTTATAGTGTTTGCGTCCTTGGATGTTGATTGTTTTATCTGAACTAAAAGTGAGTAATTTGGTTTTCTATGCCTCAAAAGATTGTTTTTTTTAATGGTAAATGTCTTGATCATGGGCCAATATTTGTGGATCCTTTGTTTTGCAACGTAGTCGACCAAGGCTAAGGGCTCAGTTGTTACCTTCAGATTGTATGGAATCCCCTAGATCGGTTCCTTTGCAGTAGGTGGTAGTTAGTGTCTGTCTGCGAATCATAGCCCCTGATGGACATATGGGTGATATCGCTACTTGTCTTATAGCCATCAAATAAGAAAATTGAATTTACAGTTTTGAACTGGTTTTTGTTTAGAGATTAGTGTCGACCGGCTAGGTTTACATTCTAATGAGCGGCCTTTAGTTCAGACATGGCAGGTTTTAGTGGAAACCAGGAAAGTAGATATGAATGAAATTATTCCAGTGTTGTATCAGCCCAATAGTTACAAGGCAAAATATATCTCGTCTTGTAAGCCTTAAGATTACCAATGCTAGGAGGTTTTCATTCTCGATGACTTTCATATTTGTTCCATCTTATCAGTTTTTGTTAGTAGCTGGTCTTTAATGCTGCCAACTATGTATTCCTAAATAACAAGTATGGTATTCCAATTTTCATGGAAATTTGATTGTAGTAATTAACAGAAGAAAATTAGCCTAATGATCTTTCTGGAAGTATAAGCATTTGACATGTAGTTTTTGTATTAGATATGGTCATATCTAGCAAAGATTATAGGGACTCAAAGTGTTTTTTGTATTTAATAATGCATATCCTTTTGCAGTGTAGGGATTTTTTAGAACCTTCTCTGAAGTTTGAAAACAGTGTCTTAGTGTTTCTGTTTCTTATGAAGGGTGATGGTTAATCAAAATCTACTGGCACCTGTTAATTTCTTTTGAAAAGACAAGTCTCATTGCTTCCTCACTGGCCTTTCTAAACCAAACAAATAATGATTGGCAAAGTCTATAGCAAAAGCCTTTTATATAGTAATGCAGATTATTGTTCAATTCAATTTCAACTATGATTGACATATGGAAGAAAATAGGGCGTCAAGTCAGTCAACAATCTAATACTTGCAAAAATTTGTAgttgaagttcatcatagatgtcTCAGTTTCATCCCAAGTTTGTAAAACACGTTTTTGCTGTAGGAAAATATGTTATTTTCTATTGATTCTTGCTCATGGCTGATTCCTTTTTCAATTGTTttagttggatttggagaagggcATGATGGATTGCCTTTATGCAAAATGTAAGTTGGCTTTTGGATGACAatggtttttcctttttttattctttagtcAGTCATAGGATTGTCTGGTTCATTTTAGCAGCttgatttcttttcttatttttattttatttttttccttgtttGTGTTGTAGGCACTCCTTGCATTACTGACTGCGTGATGGCTGAGCTTGAAAAGTTGGGACAGAAATATCGTGTAGCTTTACGGTAATCTTTCTCATGAGTGCTTTATGAACCACTATTTAACTTCTTAAAAACTTCATTTTCCATGTACTTTTACCTATAATTCAAGTAGATATAAGATCAATTTTTTTTCTGTTTCTCCTACAGTATTGCAAAAGATCCTAGGTTTGAAAGGCTACCTTGCACACATAAAGGGACTTATGCTGATGACTGCATTGTTGACAGGGTTACTCAGGTATTGTAATACATATTGCACTTTGATATGGTAACTTGCTTTCTTACATTTGCTGTATGATTATCTTCGTTTCATGTAATTTCTTGTGCAAGTTATATGGTATACTGTGTTAAATTTCAATCTTTCACCTAAATTCTTCTGGAACTTCCCATTTACGTATGAACTTGCTATAGTTCTTTTTCCTTGGTGAATAGGTAAAGTATTTTTTGCAACTAAGGAGAGGCAAAGAATAAATGTTCTAAAACGTCAGTCGCGACACTTGATATTACA
Coding sequences within:
- the LOC135584735 gene encoding uncharacterized protein LOC135584735 isoform X2; translated protein: MGRAKKTRKFAVMKKIVSSKTLKKYKEEILNPKKKDLEKENLPRNVPSVSSALFFKYNTALGPPYMVIVDTNFINFSIQNKLDLEKGMMDCLYAKCTPCITDCVMAELENIAKDPRFERLPCTHKGTYADDCIVDRVTQHKCYIVATCDRDLKRRIRKIPGVPIMYITRHKYSIERLPEATIGGAPRI
- the LOC135584735 gene encoding uncharacterized protein LOC135584735 isoform X1 yields the protein MGRAKKTRKFAVMKKIVSSKTLKKYKEEILNPKKKDLEKENLPRNVPSVSSALFFKYNTALGPPYMVIVDTNFINFSIQNKLDLEKGMMDCLYAKCTPCITDCVMAELEKLGQKYRVALRIAKDPRFERLPCTHKGTYADDCIVDRVTQHKCYIVATCDRDLKRRIRKIPGVPIMYITRHKYSIERLPEATIGGAPRI
- the LOC135584735 gene encoding uncharacterized protein LOC135584735 isoform X3, with translation MGRAKKTRKFAVMKKIVSSKTLKKYKEEILNPKKKDLEKENLPRNVPSVSSALFFKYNTALGPPYMVIVDTNFINFSIQNKLDLEKGMMDCLYAKCTPCITDCVMAELEKLGQKYRVALRIAKDPRFERLPCTHKGTYADDCIVDRVTQHKCYIVATCDRDLKRRIRKVYALQRICSSVSR